Proteins co-encoded in one Candidatus Methylomirabilis sp. genomic window:
- a CDS encoding porin, whose product MRMQKWKYLTVTGFVMGGVLLLAAAIAAPAAWAEDKKDREIRELRELVERLGQRLNQLEQGVGLKKEAAAVAPAPGAPAASAEAAQSLGDRIKNLEEALKGTPILATMKDWQFGGHVAVSYNYNFRDPKSQNNTFRLFDEKANQFDVNQAELYVEKPTSEASPAGFGFDVLLGRDAKKVHSTGLGETNQPFDLTQAYVTYKVPFGKGIDLKGGKFVTLHGAEVIRRTGNFNISRSLAFSWAIPFTHTGLMATYPVTDWLSTTLGIVNGWDNTDDNNRGKSFHGAATITPPFIKDFTLTLGGTWGAEQVSNAFDPARDINRNGPKRGLIDLIATYKPFAPLTLTLNYDYGRQEEAFVDGGPSAVWHAVAAYAVYDITDKISVGVRGEYFKDQDGFRLPGATPGKQLEVWETTLTGRYKLFDHLFASIEYRHDEAKDNKLVFDRGNGTQNANTQNTIQGELIYQF is encoded by the coding sequence ATGAGAATGCAGAAGTGGAAGTATCTGACGGTAACCGGATTCGTGATGGGTGGGGTGCTCCTCCTAGCCGCCGCAATCGCTGCGCCTGCGGCATGGGCGGAGGACAAGAAAGATCGAGAGATCAGAGAGTTAAGGGAGCTGGTAGAACGACTGGGCCAGCGGCTGAACCAACTCGAACAAGGGGTTGGGCTCAAGAAGGAGGCTGCAGCCGTCGCGCCAGCGCCTGGAGCGCCTGCCGCGTCAGCAGAGGCCGCCCAGAGCCTCGGCGATCGGATCAAGAATCTGGAGGAGGCTCTCAAGGGCACCCCCATCCTGGCCACGATGAAAGACTGGCAATTCGGGGGTCATGTTGCAGTGTCCTATAACTACAACTTCAGAGATCCGAAATCGCAAAATAATACCTTCAGGCTCTTTGACGAAAAGGCCAATCAGTTCGACGTGAACCAGGCTGAACTCTATGTCGAAAAACCGACCAGCGAGGCTTCGCCCGCCGGCTTTGGCTTTGACGTCCTCCTTGGAAGGGATGCGAAGAAGGTTCACTCGACGGGCCTTGGCGAGACCAACCAGCCGTTTGACCTGACGCAGGCTTACGTCACCTACAAAGTACCATTTGGCAAAGGCATCGACCTAAAAGGTGGGAAGTTCGTAACTCTCCATGGCGCCGAGGTAATCCGCCGAACCGGCAATTTTAATATCTCCCGTTCACTAGCCTTTTCCTGGGCCATCCCCTTTACTCACACCGGCCTTATGGCGACCTATCCTGTTACTGACTGGCTTTCAACAACCCTTGGCATCGTGAACGGCTGGGATAACACCGACGACAATAACAGAGGCAAATCGTTTCACGGCGCAGCAACCATCACGCCTCCCTTCATAAAAGATTTCACGCTCACCCTCGGTGGGACATGGGGGGCCGAGCAAGTCTCTAATGCGTTTGACCCTGCTCGCGACATTAACCGCAATGGGCCAAAACGAGGTCTCATCGATCTGATCGCCACCTATAAGCCGTTCGCGCCGCTCACGCTCACGCTGAACTACGACTATGGAAGACAGGAGGAGGCGTTCGTCGATGGCGGCCCGTCCGCGGTCTGGCACGCAGTGGCGGCCTATGCTGTCTACGACATTACCGATAAGATCTCGGTGGGTGTGCGGGGTGAGTACTTTAAAGACCAGGATGGCTTCCGGCTTCCTGGCGCAACGCCTGGGAAACAACTGGAGGTCTGGGAGACGACACTCACCGGCAGGTATAAGCTCTTCGATCACCTCTTTGCCAGCATTGAGTACCGCCACGATGAGGCAAAGGATAACAAATTGGTGTTCGACCGAGGCAATGGGACGCAAAATGCCAACACGCAAAATACTATCCAGGGTGAGTTGATCTATCAGTTCTAA
- a CDS encoding TlpA disulfide reductase family protein translates to MGRYHSCLLSPLAIIPIVIGLIMSSTPGGTGVWANDVRPEEGHLAPDFTLRTLEGKTVRLSEFRGQKVVLVNFWATWCPPCRLEMPTMQQIYSEYKGRGFEILAVNIESDAQQEIRDFIKELRLTFPVLLDPDMKVTRKFRVLGLPVSVLIDRQGIIRAKEIGYHDWANKASRMQVESLLG, encoded by the coding sequence ATGGGGCGCTATCACTCCTGCTTGCTATCCCCGCTTGCCATAATCCCCATCGTCATCGGACTCATAATGAGCAGCACGCCAGGCGGAACGGGCGTATGGGCGAATGATGTGCGACCCGAAGAGGGACACCTTGCGCCTGACTTTACGCTCAGGACGCTTGAGGGAAAAACCGTACGACTCTCAGAGTTTCGCGGCCAGAAGGTTGTGCTGGTCAATTTCTGGGCTACCTGGTGCCCCCCTTGCCGGTTGGAGATGCCGACGATGCAGCAGATCTACTCCGAGTACAAGGGCAGAGGATTTGAGATCCTCGCCGTCAACATCGAGTCGGATGCACAGCAAGAGATCCGCGACTTCATCAAGGAGCTTCGCCTCACCTTCCCGGTGCTGCTCGACCCTGACATGAAGGTCACTCGCAAGTTCCGGGTTCTCGGGTTGCCGGTTTCGGTCCTGATCGATCGTCAAGGCATCATTCGCGCCAAGGAGATCGGATACCATGACTGGGCCAACAAGGCGTCGCGGATGCAAGTCGAGAGCCTCCTGGGATAG